Genomic DNA from Trichoderma asperellum chromosome 5, complete sequence:
TCCATGGCGATGCTTCCATCCCATGGTACGATCTTCCGGCAGGGACCTGGCTACCTCACATCACACCAAACTCCTCTAGACCCATGATCCCCGATCAAATTCGCCCCATTCAACTCGCGGCAGGGCCTGCGGAAAAGCGAGTCGTGGATGCCGTCAAGATGCTGCTGAAAGATGCAGATTACATCTACGCTAAAGAGGGCGAGCCGAGCGACGATTTGCAGACGGGATTCAGTGAACTTGGCGAACGCATTATCCTGGACGAAATCACGGGCAAAGTAATAGGAGGGGAGAGTTACTACGGCTGGTCTCGCCAATTCTGCGAGCGcatgagagagaggcagaagTCATCCGCAAAGACATCTGGAGAACGCTCACAGTCCGCATCGAGACCACGGCCGAGATCAAGATCGAGCAGTTTCTCCCGAGATCGATCCCGAAGTTCATCTCCACCTTCGTTCAAGCGACCTCGACTTTCAGCGCGCGACAGGAGTCGGAGTCGCAGCCGTAGTCGCAGCtacagccgcagccgcagcagtcGGAGTCGTAGCCGCAGCCGTCGTCGAGATGACAGCCGTAGCCGCGGCCGCCACAGCCGGAGTCGAAGCCGAAGCCGTGGAAGATACGACAGCAACGACGGATCCGATTCAAGGTATCGCTCGATATCACGTCAGTACGATGACCGctctcctcagcctcagccaccGCCTAATATGCCGCTTATGCCCTTTCCTCCGCCCCCCAACGCCATGGGGTTTTCGTTTCCGCCTCCCCCTCTGCCGGGATTTCCTCCGCCCCCGATCCCTCCTGAAATGATTGCTCACTTTATGAGTATGAACCAGTTCCCCGGCGGGCCTataccaccaccgccaccacctcccCCGCAACAACCTCAGTCGTCTCCGCATAACAACCAATTCGGACGCGGCAATGGTGGTTATAGGGGTCGTGGAAGAGGCGGATATGGCCGTGGTGGCTACAGAGGACAATACTAAGTAATATTCATGTCTGTTGGGGGTGTTGGTTTGCGATGCAGGGCGTTCCGGGACCTAGTAATAGAGTTGCCTTTTGAACTATGTAATGACTTGTAGCATAAGCTGGTTGAATTACGGGATGATAGTGGCTATCAGGCCATAGAGTATTAGAACCGGCTTTTGTATCATCTAAATCTAATGGGAACTAACCTAACTGGTAGTGGTTCGCCATACCGCCTTTCATGCTACATGTGAGAACAATATACCATTTCTTGtacaaacaaaagaagaagaaaaagccttAAGAAATAAGAATTCAACTATAAAAGAGATAAAAAGGCAAGTAGTCTATCCGAGTCAAGTACAATCAAGTACACACGCGCACAAGAAATAAAACACGTATgtttccttctccctctcccacaACAGCCACCCAGCCAACCAAATCCATCACGTCGAAAAGAAagcaacaaaagaaaaaataagcaAAGTCCCAAagccccccctctctctctccgcccttttcctttccttccagGATATGGAAAGAAACAAATGCAGCCGCTATTCGCTAGCATATGCTCCCTcatccctttttttctctcctccatccTCATCCCCCCTTATCGACATACTTGGCATTTTCTATAGCCCCAacgcaactttttttttgtgtgtgtacCTCACCTCTGCtctgtttcctttttttttttttttttttttttttttttcaaagaaagaaatgtaATGTTGTaagatttcttctcttttttttcccattgTTTTGGCATCTCCCTCTtgtgaagaagggagaaaaaaaaaagagtagtAAAACAAATAATTATTGTATCGACCCCCTGTCGTACACGAATGCTGCTCAATATCGGTGTTTTTTGCAAAAGCCTGCAAGTGAATGCAAGTGACcatgagaaaaagagaaaaaaggggaagaaaaaaaagagaagaatcaTCAGCATTACTTTAGAGGTTACAGCTCCCTTTTGTATAGCATTAAGCAGTTTCCCTTAGTAACCAGCTTTGACGTTGATCCGCCATCCAAAGTTGCCTCCATGTATGCGAAGCAGTTTGATATCCCCAGCACCACAATATTAGTACTTCTAATGGCCCTTATAATAGAGAGGCTTATTTGTCGAGGCAAATTTTCACTAAGAATGGAGAAAGAGGCGAGAATAGAAGATCCTGGATAGGCTGAATCAAGAAAGACGAAACAAAGGCTAAACCGCGGTAATAAAAGGACCTGTTTATCACACAACGAGGTTATCTGCTTCGATTGGAACTCACAGAACCCTGTCGCTCATGAGTATTCTGTTGTCGTCCAGTAGCATCTTGAAGCTTTAGCGAATCGAGACGCTTCTGGTTGTCCTCTGCAGGATCAACTTCATCAACCCGGGGGAGGCTTCCTCCGCGAGCCCTGCCAGGGTCTTCAACGGTGGCCAGCCCCAGTGATGCCCTTCGCTCGTCAGCTTGCTGGGATAAAGCAGCCCACTTTCGCTCTCGTAGCGCTTCTCGGGCCGCGGCGCTGTTCTGCTGCTCTGTGTATTCATGGGAGCAATCGTCAAAGAGCTGAGGATTGATCTCCATGAACAATTTCATGGCGTTGTAAACCATGCCGTGGATTGTCCTTCTGTATGTTAGTCTATGTGACGCAATCTTAGTTTAGTAGGGCTTTGTGGTAAACGTACCTATTCCAGTGACCCTTTGAATTTTCGTAGAGAGGAGCAAACATGATGGGGAGGATAATTTCCACATTGTCGCTTACGAGATTGCAGAAGTATTCGTTGTTCCAGAAGTACAATGCACGCTCGGCGACCTGGAAATGGGGGCTGGCCACAGATTTGGCAAGCTGGTGGAACAAAGGCTCCTGGACCTTGGCGAATTCGGCAGGGTCCATGACCTCAAAAATATCTTCAACCTCATTCAAGAACATGACCTCTTTTGTACTGTTAACCTTTGGCCAGTATCGCAACAGCCCGAGGACCACCTATCAAGTTTATCGTTAGTATTTTGATCTAAGACTTTACAACTTGAGGGAGtaagtgtgtgtgtgtgtgtcctTACATCTTCTGTGAGGGATGCATCCTTTTCCAGGAACTGGACAATACAATAAGCGAGCTGAGGGTGGTACATGCTCAGGCTCTTGGGCTTGTGAAGCGGAAGCAAGACTCGAGTCAAGAAGATCTTGTGCTCCTCCTTCAGAGGCAGGGCAAAACCGTTGATGATGGAACCTAGAATTTCTAGGAGCTCCGCAATGCCGTTGAATCTCTCCGTCTCATACGTGAATTGGAAGAAGACGTTGTTGATGGATCGTCGGATGAATGATCGTAGGTTGAGGAACTTGCCGTAGATACGGTGGAGAGTCGTCTTCAAGAAGTCGCGTTCACGGGGGTCCTCAGAGTCAAAGAGATCTAGCAGCTGGAGCACGAAGCTATGGTCAATGTATGCCTTGGCAATGTTGGTGTTGAAGTCCTGGCTTTCAATAAAACGCAGGAAAAACTCGTAGACGACCTGGATGTGCGGCCAAGCGACCTCCAAGACGGGCTCATCCTCCTCCGGATCGAATGCCTCGCCTTGGGGGTTCAATGGGGGTGGGATAGGTCGAAACAGATTCTTGCTGAACATCTCGACAACTCTGGGATACATAGGCTCAGTGATGACCTGTCTGTTGTTGGCAACGTaatccagcagctcatgaAGAGCTAGTCGCTTGATTTCCTTGGCTTTCATGTCACCGCTAGCGTCGTTAAAGTCAAAGATGACATTGCACTGATCAATCTTTTGCATGAAGAGCTCCTGGCGCCTGTTAGGCGGTACCTCGTGGAAGCCTGgaagcttctccagctcgcgATGGGCGGAAATGTCGAATCGGGATGAGTGCTGTCGCTTTGGTGTCCGCAGGCCCTCTGGGATAGCATCTCGGTTATCCATACGATTGATCATCAGGGACTTCTGGCCGGCCTTTGGGGGCGCCAGTTCGTGAGGCATTGTCTCGGTGGCCCCAGGTGGAGGAATGTGCTGGGATGAAGTAGATGGATTAGCATCATAACCTTGAACTCTCCATCGTTACCTAAAGTTTAGCAATACTTACGCCTGGTGTCGGGCTGATAACGACAGTTGGGGGACCTCTGCCACCAGCATTGGCGCCGTTAGGACTGGACGCGCTGCCCATCGGTCCAAATCGATCGAGGCCCTGCTGACCAGCACCAAGGCCCGAGGGCTGGTTGGCACCATGATCACCTCCAAGAGCAGAGTTTGGGGGCAGCGGCTTGTTGCGAGGATCGTTGAGGGTCGATGTCGAGGACGACGGGGTCAGGACGGGGGACTGGTTGGAATCTCGAGACGAGGGAGACGAAGTCCCATCCTTGGAATCCTTACTCTTCTTGGAGGACTTTGCGGCATCTTTGCCTCGCGAGAGCTAATCATGATCGTCACCTGCATCAGCCGATGTGCGCGCGACGGGCGTCAGGGGGGGTGGATGGAGGCAGGGACTCACTCTCTGGCTGAATCGCTTCATCATGGCTTGTGAAGCTGTCTCTCAGTCTCGCTCAGGGAATAATTATATCGAGGAACCGGAAGCCGTCCAGCCAACTCCGTAGCCGCAGTGGGGTAGGCGAGGCAACACAGTCGGGATGCGGAGcggaggcgaggcgaggctgGGCGGGCGAAGGGGGGGCAACGCCAGTTATGCCGGAGACAGAGAACGGCGTCGTCAAGCCACAAAGGCGCGTGTCGATAGAGGCGACGGGCCGCTGGATCTCGACGTCGGTGTAGGGAGAGGCGATTTCGACTTGGACGAGGCCGAGTTGGACGCTGGACGCTGGACGCAGGAACGCGGGTCACAGGGAGCTGgtcgaggaggaagaggcaggGGGGCTCAAGGTGGTGGACACGCTTCAACCACCAGGAATCAGGATTGGGGGCGGTCCAGCTGCGCTCAGCGGGAGGAGCCAATTGTCGACTGGGCGCGCAGAGCCGGTGTCGAGAGACGATGATTGGTGCTGTGGTGGCCGTGGATGGTCGATGTCGGCCAAAAGAGAGGAAGGGAGAGGCCGACAGAGGTGCTGTAGAGATGCTGATAGAGAGTGAGAGACTGCAGAGCGTCAGTGGCGGGCTCAGATTGGATCAGAGCTAAGAGACGgacggcgcagcagcttggGAGGTTTAGCCGTCGAGGCGTTGACGCGGGGGAGTTGCTGGTCGTGGTCGAGTGCCTGAGGAGGCTCCAAGGCGCTGGACACTCGTCAGGGCCCTGCGGGTATCTGCTCAGCGATCCGGCAGCCGTAGGGGCAGTCGGTGTCATCTACCTGTAACCCGCTCACTAAACTGGCCTACCTGTATTAGCAGTGGAGCTACTTGGTCTGCATCTAGGCGAAGGGGTATGGAGAGCCGCTGGGGCGATTGAAATCAACGCCAAAAAGGAACGAGCACAACTCAGAAAACACACGATGCGGTGGCCAGCCTGCAGATCAAACAGAATTCAATGGGCAGGACACCTTTCTGAACACTGATCCAGCCCACGCCTCTCTCCCGGGGTCTGGGCATTCTGTATTGCCCAAGCTTCCAGGCCGGCGGCCAGGGCCTCGTACAGTGCCATTCTCTGCTGGCACGGTAACGCCGCTGCAGCAGAGGTCAGGGTGCACTCTGCCGCTGGCCAATCGGAAGTGCAGAGCTCCAAGCTCCAAGCACCGCCCCAGCAAGCGCGTGATGCGTAAATTACGTACCTCCTAACCCAGGGCCTCATTTTAGCGGTTGCAGCAATACGGTGCGCGATGGCCTGGCCATGCACTGTATGCCACCCCATTCCAGCTCCCGTTGTTGATTGAAACAGTTTCGTGCATCTCGAGCTTGAGCTTTTCCAGCGGCGGCTGCAGGGGTCAAGTTCAGCGCCCAGGACAAAATCTGCGGCTAAGCACTCCAGCTGCCTGATAAGCTAAGCTTCGACTACGACAGGGATGCCCATATCATCTTGCAGATAAATACGTACAGAGTAAAGGGAAATAaatagaggagaagagaaattctCTTTGCGATGGATTCAGCTCGCCAAGAGGCCGGAGAAGGTGCCGGCTCACAAGGCATCGCGAGAGAGACGGAGAATGGCGCCCCCCGATATGCCATACCGCCAAGAGAACTCACTGCTGTTGAGATCCCCGCGGTGGTTGAAAACATCGACCGAGCCGTCAGGGCATTTGGGAGGGTCCCTTCACTTAGGCATGTAAGTGTTGAACCGCAGCTCGTCTGAATATGTCTCCTCGCTCATAAACAATCCTATTGTTATAGGTTCTAGATCCTCTGAGAAACTCGGTGCCATTGTATATAAATCCAGATGAGCCCTTTTGCCCGCCAATCATGTCACATAATGCCAGGTCTCACAACATCGTACTCAAAGTCACAGTCCCCAAACGGACTGGAAGGAAGCGCAAGCGTGGAACCAATGAGCCCTGGCAGGGAGATGTGGAATTTCAAGGCATCGACCCATCAGCCCCAGCATCGGAGAATGTTCTTTCCATAGGGCGTCACGATGATCCAAGAGTTCTAAGGCGCAAATTGGAGGACAATGTCGACAAATATCACGTCGAGGCTGCGGGCTTGATCAAGCATACCCATCGCTTCAGGGGTCTGGCTGACTTTTACTGGGACATGGACAAATCATCCTTTGCGCAGAGATTTGTCGATCAAGTGCTCCCCGGAGATGGTATTTTGAATCTCCTATTCTTCTACTTGGCAACTTGGTATTGACCATCATCGCAGttgaaaagataaaagagTTCAAATTCACGCCTGGTATTGACCAAGGCTCGAATATAGACATTATCCCGCCTCCCATCTTTACGCACATGAGTTTGCCATTCAACTACTTCTACTCACAAAATCCGTATGTTCGTTTGACAGAGGACGGCGGTACCGTTAATACAACAGCGGTCAAGCAAGTTGGCCATTTCATAGGAACAGAAgatgctgctcctgctgGCCCGCAAATCCCTCCAGACATGACGGATCCACGGATGGTGGAGGTTATTGCCCAGCTTGAAGAAGCATTTGCACATCGCCCCGTGTGGACTCGTCGATCTCTATTGAATCACCTTGCTGGCAAGCTTCGAAACTGGAACGAGCTCAAAAAGTATCTAAATTATGCGGCTTATCAGTTCAAGGGTGGCCCGTGGAGAGACGGAGTTGTTCCCTATGGAATTGACCCCAGAACTGATCCTAAATATCGAATTTATCAAACCCTCATGTTCAAGCTTCCAAAGCAGAAGCGTGCTCGGAAAGACCAAACCTGGCAGTCTCTACGCAGAGCTCAGATGGGCCGAACAAAGGAGTTTGTAGAGGAGTTATCGGCCAGCCACACGTTCGACGGAGAGACGTACCACACCGATGGCAAGGTGTGGCAGGTATGCGACATTACGGACCCCTTGCTCCGCGAGCTTTTGGACAATGCAGAGGTGCGTCCTACGTGGGATGTCAGCAGCGGCTGGTATCACGGAGGCTTGTGGGCAAAGGTCAAGGCCATCATGAAGACAAAACTAGTGGCGATCCAGTTTGGCCGACAGCTCACCAAGGAGGACTTTGCACCAACGCTGCAGTGTGGGGATCAAACTCCAGTTCGGTCTACTTCGGCCACCTTTCACCTTCCATTGCCTAATTTGCATCTAACAAACGAAGAGCTCACGCAGCTTCGAGGTCGAGAACcgtccaagaagaagagtcaGGTGTATAATGTCAGGGTTCGTCCCCGTGCCAGGAGACTAGATGTCGATACGGAGGAACAGTCTGTTGTTACCTCCCACGATGCGGATGCAGAGGCAgatgtcgatgtcgatgcAGAGGCCGAAGCTGCTAGTATCCTTGGCAGAATGGATTCCCATAGTGAGGATTCCGAAGCTGGtagcgatggcgatgaggatgacgacgagaaCGAGAACGGctcagaagaggaagatgggaTGGACCACACTGCCTTTGAGAGGGAtggagacgatgaagatggctatggcgagatggaagatgcaGAGTAGATAGTAGAGATATTATACCATACCTCGGCTGAAATCGATCCAAAGCCTATCCTATCTTGCTGTACTCACACACCAGATGCCTTGTACTAATTACTCTTCCCCGAGCTTGCAAACGGGCAGCCACTCTGCATGTGCTGAAACGAAATGCCAAGTCAGGGGTTTTTCATCTGTTCTAAAGCTGCTATTCACGCGCGTGGCATTCTATTGTGCATTCTCGTTCAATAGATGTACCAAAGGTACCTCCCTCAGAGCACCGACGCCAGCATTTGCATCTCCTGACTCACCCAGCGCCTGCCGTATTTGCCGttgccttggccatgccGATGCCTTAGGCCACATCAACACGATTCCTGGGTACCATCTCCCTCGTATAAAGCACCTTTCCGTAGAGATGATCCtgattcttcctcttcctcttcttcccccaaTTCGATAACTCACTCTCCTTGTCTTGCCTCTTCCAAATCAAAGCTCTCGGACTGCTCAAGACCAACCAGTCTCAGCAAATTTGGCCTTTAGATTTCGTTCGAGGCTGATTCAACcaactactaggtatatcCTCTAACAGAATAGCGCTGCCACATCAAGCGAGTATGCAGCAACATGGATTCAAGTATTGATCCTTTCTCCAACGAACCTTTGTTCTGTAACCATTGCGATAAAGCATTCGATCAATGGGAAGATTTATTGAGGCacaagcagcagagacgaaATGATGACATGGAAGATCATATCCACTGCAAGATCTGTGCGCGTGATTTCAAGACACTTGCGGGGGAAATGCGACACATGCAAGTGGTGAGTCAACCTGAGGGCTCTAAGAGAAGACGCTCCTCTAACACTTCGGTAGGAACATCCTCTTGAACAAAACCTCGAGTGTCCCGGCTGTGGTAGTGGCCCATTTACACGCTTGAGTAATTTGATCAACCACATCGAGCGAGGCTTTTGTCCTCGTCTCGACACTACCCTTCTTGATCAACTCCGAGAGGAGAAGTTGGAATTCCCCAGACGTTTGGAGCAACTGACTCAGGAGAGAGTCAAAGGAAACTACATGAATTATATGCCATCAGCTTCCGCAAATAGCACAGTCTCACCATGGCACGTTGACAAGGAGCCCACATCTTTTGGGATGGTCAAAGAAGAATTTCCAGCTCTGGCAATTACAGACGATAGTCGCATCCAGCCCACGAAAGCCGCTGCATCCAGCAGGTTGAATCTTGGCAGCTATAAAGCTCATGATATAAAGGGCAAACAGCCATTTTCGTTTCAGCTTCCTTTTCGCCCAGCCGTGAAACGAGATGAGACAATGGAGGTTGATATCAAGCATGAGGCCCGACCTCAAATCGAACTTCCTTTACGACTACTCAGCGATAGCCAGCGCAATGCCAAGGATAGACTACAAAACTCGACTCAGATTTCCACTCGACCAGCTTTTAAATCGGGTGTGACTACTGTCGTCGCAGGTATGGATCCCGATGATCCGAATAACCCGTCTTTCAATGCGGCCAGCTGCTACTGCTCCATCACAGAGAGATTCAACTGCCCAAAACGGCTATGCGGGTAAGAATATGTCGCCTCTTATTACAAGTCTAGTCGTGTATAGCTAATGAAATTACGTAGCAAAACGTTCAAGACGGCAGGCGGCCTTGTTGGCCACCTCAAATCACCCGTTCATGGAAATAGGAAGTATAGGTGCCCAAGCTGCCTCAGGATATTCAAGACTTTGACAGGCATCACTTCTCACGCAGAGGCCAAGGGCTCCAAGTGCCATATTCAGGACACGGCTCATTATGAGACGTTTATGGACCAACTGACGGCGGGGATTGTCGATATAGAGAGAACTCGGCACCAGGGCGGAAGCATCATTTACACGACTTCGGAACAAATGAAGCAGAAGCTCCGTGGTGAAACTATCAAGGAGAAGATCAAGTATCCGATGGATGCTGAGGATGGAAAGGATACCTACTGGTAGAAGATGCTTGCATTTCCTGCTCTACCATGGAGAATATTCCTTGTTTTGAGGATACATGAATGCTGAGGGATCTTTCAGATGATAGTTGAAGGTTGTAGCGCCAGACATTGACGCCCAAACATGGCCGtcagaattaataatagtattgaGCAAGAGCATTTTAAAGAATCCGGtgaataaaagttttattttagaCCAATACGGCGttgcttgcttcttcttctttttgtcttgtcaAATATCTGGGAAAACATGTAAAACGCTGTAGGGTATTCTGTTTGTCTGTGTGCCTCAGTGCGTAGATGACAGCCACAGCGCCAGCCAGGCAGGTGTTGGCAGCCCTACAGGGTAAAGCGTCTCTCCGGCGACTCGGGACATTTCCCGAAATTCAAACTGGCCCCCTGGATGACCTAAGCATCTCAAGGTGTACGAATTGAGCATCTCCCTAGGATTACCAGTCAGATTGATTACGAGACGCAATCAATCGCACAGCCCCGTCGTCAAATGTGCGATTTGACACATCGCAGCTAATCTCCACCGCCGAGCCGAATGGTTGAGAATCCATTTCGAGGCCGACCTTTGGACCAACGAGAGACGGGGTCCGCGACGATCGATACGGGCGACTGCGATATCACGATATCCTGAGCGCACAGATACAGCACGGGGGAAAAAGGAGGAACACCCAGTGCCACagaagcgagcgagcgagcgcaAGCGGAGACGTCGGGTTGCCGGCTGTTTTAATGGAAGACGAGTCGTTAAGCGACAACCCTAGTATGGCGTTCCGTTGGGCGCGCAGAATCGAGCGGGCTTGCTGCACCACCGCCAGATACTTGCCTCTGGCATTTGTCTACAGCTTGACCTCGTGGGCATGttgggtggtggtgacgatTGGAAAGGAGACTGAGAAGAGCCGCTGGATAGGTACGTGAAGAATGAAGCATCATGATGTCTATCAGTTTGAAAaggaagggggaaaaaaagaaggaaaactgCTGACACAGAGCCTTGGcgtgggaaaaaaaacataggctcgacatcttctttcttcggCGTCGCGCTCTATCTACTACTCAACTGGTCCTACACAACAGCTGTCTTTACAGATCCCGGATCAACAGTCAACGAGGACGGCTATGGCCTTCTCCCCACAAGCAGTGGCCAGAATCGCGTAGCAACGTCCTTCACTGTTAAGAGCAATGGCGAAATTCGATTCTGCAAAAAGTGCCAGGCGCGGAAGCCGGATCGCACGCACCACTGCTCGACATGCCGCAGATGCGTTCTCAAGATGGACCACCACTGTCCCTGGCTGGCGACGTGTATCGGGCTGCGCAACTATAAGCCctttctgctcttcttgatTTACACCACCGTCTTTTCCTTTTACTGCTTTGCGGTTAGCGGTACGTGGTTTTGGGTGGAGGTGATGGACGACTCCAAGTATCTGGATACGCTGCTGCCGGTCAACTTTATCATGCTGGCCGTCATGAGTGGAATTATTGGACTCGTCGTGGGCGCATTCACAACATGGCACATCATCCTCGCGCGCAGGAACCAGACGACGATTGAATGCCTGGAGAAGACTAGATATTTGTCAACAGTGAAGAGGACTCTTCACCAGGCGCAGGGCCTCGCCAACGGAATCCCGCAAGCGAGACAGTTTGTAGACTTTCATGCGAGCGCACTGCCTGGCATCACGCACCGCGAAGAGGGCGAAGAGCGGCGTTCGACACAGGAACCCCCTCGCGTCCAGATGTCGTATGAGGAGCTGGAACGATACCAGAGCCGCAAGCGATATGAGGAATACCTTGACGAACAGGATTCGGAGAAGCTGCCCAATGCTTTTGACCTTGGCTGGAAGCGAAACCTGCTGCACCTTTTTGGGCCCAGCCCGCTCCTGTGGTTCCTCCCTATCTGCAACACGACGGGCGACGGCTGGAGCTGGGAGGCTAACCCCCGATGGGTCTCGGAGCGTGAGAGGCTGAGAAACGAACGCGaacagcagcgacagcgcGAGATCAACGCAGGCTGGGGACACGGCGAGGATATCCCATCAGCGACGGCGGATGTCACGGGCAACTACCACAGCCGCGCACCTCTTGTCGGAGCCAACGGCGGCGCGAGAAGGACGCAGAGCAAGGCGGACCGCATTCTGGGTAGAGACCCGAATCTGTACGCCGATGCGTCGCAGGATGTGCCCCTGCGAAGACTTAGTCCGCGGGGCCATGCGGCGCCACACGACGATGATTTGCTGGACACGGACGACGAGGAGCAGAGCACTATTACTGCTAGCAAGCACCAGCATACGGCGGCCAGCCGGCTCGAAGCTGAGCGGGTGGCTATGAGCGTGGTGACCAATACACGGCCGTGGGGACGCGGCGGCGCGAGCGGAATGCTACGCCAGGGCAGCCAGCAGAGCGGCGGAGGCAGCGGTCACAGCAGCCCGGTGGTGACCCCGAGCGCCGAGCTGAATGACGATGGAGTGGATTGAAGTCCCTTTCTCCTTTCCCCTCTACctggcttttttatattgaTTAAgatgttttcttcttcttctaattTTGTTCTTGTTCGATATAAACCATgccaatttttcttttaaatggCGAGTTATTTATTCGAATCTCTTTGGTTTAATTCTTAATtattttgctattttttgTACTCTGCTTACTTGTCTAATTACGGCTTTTACATCACAGCGGCAAATGGGACGAAGGGGAAGGAAGCAAGTTGGAAGATTTTGATAAAGGATCCTAATCAGTTCGTCCCAGAgacaggaaaagaaagaatgggACTATTTTAGATGGATATACACTGCTGACATGGAGATGGGAAGAATGAAAAATCGGGGAACGAGGGAAGAGGACTAAGTTTTGTTTTTGACGCCACTTTCcctatccttttttttgatgAGAACGGATGTCTGCATCGTTGCTAGAGCACCAGATATATAGCGTTGATACGAGTTTACTGATAATGTATGGGTAATATACGAAGCTAGTTTGATGTTGTTCTATTAGAGGATGGTGAGATGGGCTTCTCAccccctttttcctttctagagaagcagcaaaaacgACCTcaagggccttttttttttttttttttttttttcaccatTCACTGGCTGCTCTTACTTAGTATAGCTGCAATTGACGCTCTAGTGCCGTCTGCCATTTCAAACTGTTGCTTCAGTTATAAAAGCTCACGCTTGTTCGGCACCGTTGGCCGGACTTTGTTCATTGTCCAGTCTCACAATCACGCACCCCCCTCCCTTCTTCACGCCGTTTTCCCCCAGCTGTCTCCCTCTCTTACCAATCGACAGTACAACTATCCTCTCCAGTTTTTCGCGTGTTTCCTCATGCGCGCCGGCGGACGCTACTTCGGCGCCGACTCGCCGACACGCTGACTCTTTCCAAAAGTCTACTAAACTAAACTACAACGAGATgacctctttttctttcacacAATAAAAAGAACTCAATTTGCGGGGGAGAAAGGGCTGATAGGCAGCACTACCCAAGATACGATACAGTATACTATGTACTCGTATAGTGGGAAAAAAGGGGcggagagaagatgaaaaaaggggg
This window encodes:
- a CDS encoding uncharacterized protein (TransMembrane:4 (i30-51o57-75i166-190o202-224i)~BUSCO:EOG092D2OL1); the protein is MEDESLSDNPSMAFRWARRIERACCTTARYLPLAFVYSLTSWACWVVVTIGKETEKSRWIGSTSSFFGVALYLLLNWSYTTAVFTDPGSTVNEDGYGLLPTSSGQNRVATSFTVKSNGEIRFCKKCQARKPDRTHHCSTCRRCVLKMDHHCPWLATCIGLRNYKPFLLFLIYTTVFSFYCFAVSGTWFWVEVMDDSKYLDTLLPVNFIMLAVMSGIIGLVVGAFTTWHIILARRNQTTIECLEKTRYLSTVKRTLHQAQGLANGIPQARQFVDFHASALPGITHREEGEERRSTQEPPRVQMSYEELERYQSRKRYEEYLDEQDSEKLPNAFDLGWKRNLLHLFGPSPLLWFLPICNTTGDGWSWEANPRWVSERERLRNEREQQRQREINAGWGHGEDIPSATADVTGNYHSRAPLVGANGGARRTQSKADRILGRDPNLYADASQDVPLRRLSPRGHAAPHDDDLLDTDDEEQSTITASKHQHTAASRLEAERVAMSVVTNTRPWGRGGASGMLRQGSQQSGGGSGHSSPVVTPSAELNDDGVD